In one Sphingomonas sp. AP4-R1 genomic region, the following are encoded:
- a CDS encoding MarR family winged helix-turn-helix transcriptional regulator, whose product MPLETLPLDAHLCFAIYSANIAINRAYRPVLERLGITYPQYLVMRVLWERDGQTVGALAERLALESSTITPLVKRLETAGFVGRERNPEDERQVIVTLREQGRALQQESACLLATLPERSGLPVETLMRLNADVSALRDALGEKEEG is encoded by the coding sequence ATGCCCCTCGAGACTCTGCCGCTCGACGCGCATCTGTGTTTCGCCATCTATTCCGCGAATATCGCGATCAACCGCGCCTATCGGCCGGTGCTGGAGCGGCTGGGCATCACCTATCCGCAATATCTGGTGATGCGCGTGTTGTGGGAGCGGGACGGGCAGACGGTGGGCGCGCTGGCGGAGCGGCTCGCGCTGGAATCGAGCACGATCACGCCGCTGGTGAAGCGGCTGGAAACGGCGGGCTTCGTGGGGCGCGAGCGCAATCCCGAGGACGAGCGTCAGGTGATCGTGACGTTGCGCGAGCAGGGGCGGGCGCTGCAGCAGGAGTCGGCCTGCCTGCTGGCGACTCTGCCCGAGCGATCGGGCCTGCCGGTGGAGACGCTGATGCGGCTCAACGCGGATGTGAGCGCGCTGCGCGATGCGCTGGGGGAGAAGGAAGAGGGGTGA
- a CDS encoding organic hydroperoxide resistance protein has protein sequence MNVLYRAEATATGGRTGTAKTSDGRLAVTLDTPKELGGAGGDGTNPEQLFASGYSACFLGALKYVAAQKKVTLSEQTTVTATVGIGPRDDGKGFGLEIALSVSIPGIERAIAEDLVAAADVVCPYSHLAHNGAAVALSVA, from the coding sequence ATGAACGTTCTCTATCGCGCCGAAGCAACCGCCACCGGTGGCCGGACCGGCACCGCCAAGACCAGCGACGGCCGCCTCGCCGTCACGCTCGATACGCCGAAGGAACTGGGCGGCGCGGGCGGCGACGGCACCAATCCGGAGCAACTGTTCGCCTCGGGCTATTCGGCCTGCTTCCTCGGCGCGCTGAAATATGTCGCCGCGCAGAAGAAGGTGACGCTGTCGGAACAGACGACGGTCACCGCCACGGTCGGCATCGGCCCGCGTGACGACGGCAAGGGCTTCGGTCTCGAGATCGCGCTGTCGGTGAGCATCCCCGGCATCGAACGCGCCATCGCCGAGGACCTGGTCGCCGCGGCCGACGTGGTCTGCCCTTATTCGCACCTCGCCCATAACGGCGCCGCCGTCGCCCTCAGCGTCGCCTGA
- a CDS encoding alpha/beta fold hydrolase, translating into MTSFRTLLAAVSLAALSGTAVAAPATGPVRNVVLVHGAFADGSGWKPVADLLIKDGYTVSVVQEPETSLADDVAATNRVIDRQSGPVVLVGHSYGGTVITEAGNNARVASLVYVAALAPDEGEKSGALLASKPGAATSIGPIADGYLLIDPAKFPADFAADVPAAEARFMALSQVPINGVIFGTAITAPAWKSKPSYGIVATQDRMINPDLERSMYKRAGAKVTEIKGSHAVFVSQPRAVADVIEQAARDAQ; encoded by the coding sequence ATGACCTCGTTCCGCACCCTGCTCGCCGCCGTTTCGCTGGCCGCCCTCTCCGGCACCGCCGTCGCCGCTCCCGCCACCGGCCCCGTCCGCAACGTCGTCCTCGTCCACGGCGCCTTCGCCGACGGATCGGGCTGGAAGCCGGTCGCCGATCTGCTGATCAAGGACGGCTACACCGTCAGCGTCGTGCAGGAGCCCGAAACCTCCCTCGCCGATGACGTCGCCGCCACCAACCGCGTCATTGATCGCCAGTCCGGCCCCGTTGTGCTGGTCGGTCACAGCTATGGCGGCACGGTCATCACCGAAGCGGGCAACAACGCCCGCGTCGCCAGCCTCGTCTATGTCGCGGCGCTGGCGCCGGACGAAGGCGAGAAATCGGGCGCGCTCCTCGCCTCCAAGCCCGGCGCGGCCACCAGCATCGGGCCCATCGCGGATGGCTATCTCCTGATCGATCCGGCGAAGTTCCCGGCCGATTTCGCGGCCGACGTGCCCGCCGCCGAGGCCCGGTTCATGGCCCTCTCGCAGGTGCCGATCAACGGCGTGATCTTTGGCACGGCGATCACCGCGCCGGCATGGAAGAGCAAGCCCAGCTACGGCATCGTCGCGACGCAGGACCGGATGATCAATCCGGATCTGGAACGCTCGATGTACAAGCGCGCCGGCGCGAAAGTGACGGAGATCAAGGGCAGCCACGCGGTGTTCGTGTCGCAGCCCCGCGCCGTGGCCGACGTGATCGAGCAGGCCGCGCGCGACGCCCAGTAA
- a CDS encoding oligogalacturonate lyase family protein — MARKLALGMAAALTIGVAIGATAAFSAPPAPVSVIDPTTGHRIVKVDDRPGNYALYFNYNAFTPDGGRMVYLTPEGIRTAHVGDWTTKLVLKEKIDRLLFVAHRSPTAYYTTKPAGATEADEPYTVWAVNLDTGKRRKIADMPNGRIESINADDTLLSGNRELSPPPPAIAAQGRRDPKTGSPNYAGTDAAGRPLSFADAKEKWMGERLHAAVPMEIFTIDTATGARKSVHQATDWLNHVQFSPTDPTLLMFCHEGPWHEVDRIWTIRTDGSALTKIHQRTMQAEIAGHEFWSPDGSTIWYDLQAPKGAMPWLASYDVKTGARRWYKVEANQTSVHFNIAPDGKIFGADGNGTNKYMSLLVPKPDERPEAKTTLDRDKLIATGTLVTEHVVDMARQDYTLEPNLHFTPDGQWLVYRANVDGSPAIYAAEIARAK, encoded by the coding sequence ATGGCTCGGAAACTGGCGCTCGGCATGGCCGCCGCTTTGACGATCGGTGTCGCGATCGGCGCGACCGCCGCGTTCTCGGCGCCGCCGGCGCCCGTCAGCGTGATCGATCCCACCACCGGCCACCGCATCGTCAAGGTCGACGATCGCCCCGGCAATTACGCCCTCTATTTCAATTACAACGCCTTTACGCCCGATGGCGGGCGGATGGTCTATCTCACGCCCGAGGGCATCCGCACCGCCCATGTCGGCGACTGGACGACCAAGCTCGTGCTGAAGGAAAAGATCGATCGGCTGCTGTTCGTCGCGCACCGCAGCCCGACCGCTTATTACACGACCAAGCCCGCCGGTGCCACGGAAGCGGACGAGCCCTACACCGTCTGGGCGGTCAATCTCGACACGGGCAAGCGCCGCAAGATCGCGGACATGCCCAATGGCCGGATCGAATCGATCAACGCGGACGACACGTTGCTTTCAGGCAATCGCGAACTGTCGCCGCCACCGCCCGCCATCGCCGCGCAGGGCCGTCGCGATCCCAAGACCGGCTCGCCCAATTATGCCGGCACCGACGCAGCCGGCCGCCCCCTCTCCTTCGCCGACGCCAAGGAGAAGTGGATGGGCGAGCGGCTGCACGCCGCCGTGCCGATGGAGATCTTCACGATCGACACCGCCACCGGCGCGCGCAAGTCCGTCCACCAGGCGACCGACTGGCTGAACCACGTCCAGTTTTCGCCCACCGACCCCACCTTGCTGATGTTCTGCCACGAAGGCCCGTGGCACGAGGTGGACCGGATCTGGACGATCCGCACCGACGGCAGCGCGCTCACGAAGATCCACCAGCGCACGATGCAGGCCGAGATTGCCGGCCACGAATTCTGGTCCCCGGACGGCAGCACCATCTGGTATGATCTGCAGGCCCCCAAGGGCGCGATGCCGTGGCTCGCGAGCTACGACGTGAAGACGGGCGCGCGCCGCTGGTACAAGGTGGAGGCGAACCAGACCTCGGTCCACTTCAACATTGCGCCCGACGGCAAGATCTTCGGCGCGGACGGCAACGGCACCAACAAATATATGAGCCTGCTCGTCCCCAAGCCCGACGAACGGCCCGAGGCGAAGACCACATTGGATCGCGACAAGCTCATCGCCACCGGCACTCTGGTGACCGAGCATGTCGTGGACATGGCCAGGCAGGATTACACGCTGGAGCCCAATCTCCACTTCACGCCCGACGGCCAATGGCTCGTCTACCGCGCCAACGTGGACGGCAGCCCCGCCATCTACGCAGCAGAGATCGCCAGGGCGAAGTGA